In Patescibacteria group bacterium, the genomic stretch CTTGCGAGACACGATTTTGAGTCGTGCGCGTATACCAATTCCGCCACTCCGGCAATATTACTTTTTTATAATCCTACATTTCTTTTTAACCACCTTCTTCCCGCTGCTGACTTAAAGTATTTCTCTCTGCGCAAAGCTACTTTCTCAGTGGGTTGTATTTCGCTATAAACAAGGACCCAAGGTTGGAAGCGAGAAGTGTAGCCTTTATTGTTCCGACTGTTGTGTTCAAGCAGTCTCTTTTCGAGGTCATCTGTTTTTCCCGTGTAGAATTTTCTTTGTTCCTTGCTTTTCAAAATGTATACAAACCACGGTGACATGTATATATTATTCCGCCCGCCTTGACTCGATGTCAAGTCGAGGCAGGCCACTCCGGCAAGTAAACACTATCTTACGTAAAGTTTGCGCAAAAATCAATTTTTGCACTTGCGAAAGATATGTTAAAATACAGGTATTACCACACTAAGCATTTACGGCACATGTCCCAATTGTTTTACAATGATTCAATTTTTCATATTGATACAGGCAAGATAAAGCCGAATCCGTATCAGCCGCGTCGAGAATTTGACGAAGCGAAGTTGCGTGAGCTTGCCGACTCCATCAAACAGTACGGCGTGCTGCAGCCGCTCGTGGT encodes the following:
- a CDS encoding GIY-YIG nuclease family protein — encoded protein: MSPWFVYILKSKEQRKFYTGKTDDLEKRLLEHNSRNNKGYTSRFQPWVLVYSEIQPTEKVALRREKYFKSAAGRRWLKRNVGL